GGGACCGTAAGTGTATCCAGTCGTAGCAGGCGTGGAGCTGTTCCCCAGAGCACCACCTGTGTTAGGGGTAAGAGGGCTCCCAGTGTCCTTCTGGGTGGTGCTGACATAGAGGCCTGCCATCATAGATGTGATACTGTCTGCATCTGCTATGGCACTTGCTGCGTTTGCATTGGGTCGGCCGCAATCATTCTGATGTGAAGAACTACTAGGTTCTACATTCGTGGGAATGACGTTGTCCCCTCCATGCATACCATCTGCATGCTGGGCGGGAGGACCGCATTTGTGTGGAAGGACGGTGGAACTACAAGTGGGTCCAAGCACAGAGCTGGTGCTGCCACCTGTAACTGCAGCAGAGGCCGTGTGGCCAGGCAAGTCCGAGGGGCTCTGTAGGGGGTAAACACGCACGCCTCTTGAAACACGTGTCTTCTGCTTGGTAGTGGCTCTTCCACACGAAGCGTTTAGTTCTTGTGTACACGGCTTCCGGGTGCACTTCTGGCCAACGATAACAAGAGAGCTTCCACCTGCGGGAACAGCGTGGCCCTCTCCCACTACCCCATCACCTGGGTTTTGGACGGCTCGCCCCCTGACGCTCAGATTTAAGAAGGGGGCTGGCACATGTCCTGACCCACATTTCGGGTCCGTGCTGGTTGCTCGGTGACGTGGGGCAAGTTTTCGTTGTGCAGATGGTGTCTGGGTGCCCTTGGGGCTAAAAGGAACACAAGAGCTTGTACCTGCGGGAACAGCGTGGCCCTCTCCCACTACATCACCTGGGTTTTGGACGGCTCGCCCCCTCATGATCAGATTTAACAAGCAGGCTGGCACATGTCCTGATCCACGTTTCGTCTCCGTGCCGGTTGCTCGGTGACGTGGGGCAAGTTTTCTTTGTGCAGGTGGGCTCTGAGTGCCCTTGGAGCTAACAGGAACATGAGAGCTTGTACCTGCGGGAACAGCGTGGCCCTGTCCCACTACCCCATCACCTGGGTTTTGGACGGCTCGCCCCCTGCCGATCAGATTTAAGAAGCAGACTGGCATGTGTCCTGATCCATGTTTCGTCTCTGTGATGGTGGCTTGGTGACGTGGGGCAGCCTTTCTTCGTGCAGATGGGGTCTGGGTGCCCTTGGGGCTAACAGGAACACGGAAGTGTGTACCTGCGGGAACAGCGTGGCCCTCTACCACTACATCACCTGGGTTTTGGACGGCTCGCCCCCGATGATCATATTTAAGAAGCAGGCTGGCATGTGTCCTGACCCACGTTTCTTCTCGGTTCTCGTGGCTCGGTCACGTGGGGCAAGTTTTCTTTGTCCAGATTGGCTCTGGGTGCCCTTGAGGCTACCAGCAATACTAGAGATTCCACGTGAGGGAACAGGGCGGCCCTCTCCCACTACTCCATCACCTGGGGTTTTGATGGCTGGCCCCCTGCTGCTCAGATTTAAGGGGGAGGCTGCCTGGTCTCTTGACTTAGTCCTCTTCTCCACGGTGGCATCTCCTCTACATGAGGCAAGTTTTCTCTGTCGGGATGAACCCCCGGGGCACTTATGGGTAGTGGGGACTGTAGAGTCTCCACCTGTGGGAACAGTACAGCCCTGCCCCACTGCTCCACTACCTGGGTTCTGGATGGGTGGGCCCCAAGTGCCTGGATTCAAGGTGGAACTAGCATTTTGTCCAAATACCGGGACGGTATTTGTTCCTCCTACAGCAGCAGCCATGGCATCACCACAGCGATTCCAGGTTGTCTGACCTAAAGTTGGAGCAGAAATGGTTCTTGGTACCCCGTTCAGTCCTGCCCCAAGGTGGAATGCTCCGGATGCCTGTGAATGAGCGGGGCCTGGGATGTACACACCACTGCCCATAGGGGCCGCACGTCCCGAAAACACATGTCGGCCTGAAGTACTGTCAGCTAACGGTGAGCCACCATCCCCGGTGCTGGGCATCCCCGTGGCAACTCCAAAGCCTGTTGTGGTAGATACGCCAATGGGCAGGATGCCTGGCTTGTCACTCGAGGCCGGCTGGATAGTGAGAGTGGTGATAGATGCGGAACCTGCCAAACCTGCCTTCACTGCGTTGTCTCTGGGGGGCTGGGCTACGAGAGCAGATGGGCCCATAGCTTGTGTTGAGGCTACTGGTGTTCCTAACAGGTGAGAATTGTTAGGCTGCTGCCCATTATGATGCCCAGTTGTGGGCTGAGAGGTGATTCCTGGGTCAGAGTGGTTGGAAACTGAGGTCTGTCCATTGGAggactttttctgtaaatggatAGAGTCGTGGGCCACCACAGTGCTGCCACGGGGTGGTGTGTTAGCAGAACCAGAAAGCACCATGTTAAGTGGGAAATGGTTGTCCCTGGActcaggggaggaagagaagatggaAGCCTGAGATGGCGATGGAGTCTCCATGGCTTCGCTGTTACAGGCCGAGTTGCAGGTTGCAGAGGGCTTGCCTACTGGAGTGGAGGTGACTCCAGAATCCGCAAGGGACAAGCTACTGGAAACGGCAACACTGGCAAGAAGGGCTGTCTTCGGATCTCCAGGTGGGCTGGTGAAAACTGGAGACTCTGCAGGGCACCTCTGCTTCAAACTGCAACGACCCTGGGGAAATGAAGGAGATCCCATTCCGGATCCTTGGGGAGATCTGAAAATAACAGCCTTTGAAAGGGGAGTGGTGTCCATGTCGACGACACCAGGACCTGAAGTGAGCCTGGAGGTAGATGTAGATGCATTGGCTGCGATGGTAGAAGCAGCTGTCTTAGAAATGATGGGCTGGACAATTGAAACAGAGCTATGTGTGGAAGGATTTGGAAGAGGGGCGGGTAGGATAGGAGGGGGGGAATGTACACACAGAGGTACTGGGGATTCTGTGTTGCAGGAGGGTGGCTGTAAGGAGGGGATTGAGGTGTTAGGAAGTGTGGTGATGTCAGAAATAAGACAGGTTACAGCAGTGACTGGCTGAAGAGGGCCTTCTTTCTGCACAGGAATTCCACAAATGAGACTGGAACTAAGATGAGGAACACCACCAGCAGGAACAGCTGGAGAAGATTTAGAAACCATCTGGGCTCTCTCCTGACCAAGGTTTGGTGTTAAAGATGGAAGGACAGAGGCAGTCGGGGGCTTGGCAGATTGGTCAGCCAAGTCATCAGTAGGAATGGGGACTTGCAAAGTGCGACTCGCCAAAAGCAGAGAGTTAGCGGTCTCTGAGGCAAGTAGGCATAAAGAAGTGgcagactgagcatctgagcagtCTCCTTTGatctctcttctgtcttccaaGGTCTTACTCCTGTGACATTTGGTATTCTTCAAGGTGTCCAGGTTTTTGTCAATAGTTCTGCAAGGAAACCTAGGAAGTGGGGGCAACTCGCCGTGGCCCCACCACTGGGGCGGTGGTGGTGGCCGAGAATGGGACGTGGATGTTTTCCGTTTGCAGGGCCTACTGCTGGCAGATACAGGGGAAAAAGAGCTCCTTGATGAGATGCCTGGAGGCTCATTAGCCTGTATCTCCTTCCTGGAGAGGTATGATGTGTCCCTGACAGGCTGATGGCTTTCACCCGCCACTTCCTTTGTTGATGTCTCCTGCAGTAAGGGGCAGCGTGCGGGTGGGTCGGAGAGCGCTGCTGTATCTGTATCAGGCACCACATTTCTGGCTGGGCCATGTGAGGAGGTGACTGCGCGGCCTTCAGGGCGGCAGTGCATCAGAGACTTCTGGGTATTCTCCCTCAAACGGTCTTCTGGAGGATTAGGATGGAGGTCCAAAGGTGCGGGGCTGCGCTGCGAGGAAGTGAGAAGCCCACCGGTCTCCAGGGCACTAGATTTTAATGGTATGTCCCCAACGTGATGGGGGACCCTGTTCCCACCATTCTGACCTTTGGTCTCTGCAAGATCCTCCATCTTTTTTCTGGGATCTTCTTGGAccttctcctccaccccaaaTGGGCACAAAAGTGGGAGGTGCCTGGTTGGTACCGGCTCCAcagcctcctctgccttctcagaTAGTGAACGTGGGAGAGTGAATTTGCGCTCCAGAGGAGGGATCCTTTTGGCTCTGGAGTGTCCAAACATCATGGAATTACGAGCACACAGCACAGGTTTTTTCGGAGAGTGACTCCAGTTCACCAAGGGAGGGATCCCCAGAGGGGTACCTGCGGCCTGCGGGATGGGGTACCGCCTCTTGGGCTGGACGTATAAACTAGCCGGTAAAGGCCTAGGATTCCGGTGGAAGAGCCTGcgcccagggcccagggcaagTGAAGGAGCAGCGGGGTGGTCCCGGCCAGGTGGTGGAACAGCATCGCGGGAGGGGGGGTGCAGGGGCCACACATCCCCAGGTGGCGGGCGGGAgcggaggaggcggaggcggcggcgggggcggggtgggaaaCGAAACTTACAAAGCAGGTTGCCCATATCGGGCTGGTTGTGCACAAAACGACTGAGAGATGGGAGTAAAAAAGGTGGAGAGCGCCTCCTGAGCTTCTGACTCCTTTCTTAGTCAAACAGGCACTGAGCCTGAGGGACTGAGCCGGGCCTTTGTGCCGCCTCCCAGGAAGATGGCGCCAACAGGGGCGCGCATGCGCAGCATGGCAAGTGACCTCAGCAAAGGGCAAAGGGCAAATGGCGAGGCCCCAAAGCCCCGCCCCTTAGCCTCCCGCGTCTGGGACTTCCCGCCTGCAGCCGGCAGCCCTTGGCTGGTGTATAGATTTCCGGCTGCCTGTGGCGGTTGTATACAAGCAGCTGGGCCACTACTTGGCGACTGTGGGGGAGTGCGGTGGCTGTGGGGCCTCTCAGCGCCCGGGTGTGTGTTGCCAGCCCTTCTCTCAAGAAAGCTGAGCACGGGAGCTTCCGACACTGCGGTGGGGTGGCCTGCTGCCCCCGGGACCCTCTCTGCTTCCCTGTGAGGCCTAGAGCCAGGTGCATCTTCGCTAGGGCTGCCCAGGCCTTGAGCATCACCCTTCCAAGCGGACGCCAAACCCTGACCTGACTGCATGCTGCGCCCCCAGACCTCCCTTCGTGGCAGGCAagttcttgctttcttccttttcgGAAATTTGGCTAAACCTTTACCATTGAGACCGCCTCTCAGGTCACGCAGGTGCTGGTGGCTTAgccgggattcaaacccagcggAGTGACTCCAGACCTCTTACTCTGGACTGTGACGCCTCCTTACCGTATATGCATCGTAtgttaccatttttctttccctttttcttagtTCTTAGGGTACTTCGCACCGTGCCATACTCACGGGAAGCATAGGCACTGCCCAGTACCGGGCCTCCGTTGAACAGAAGTTCAATTCATAAATTAATCAGGGCCGCAATGGGTTCTGGCCTCAGAAGACCATGGCTCGGGGACCGCCAGTTGTAAGCATAGCACCATCCCACATTTGTAACTTGAGCTTTGCAGCCCAGAGTTTCTCTTTGGTCTACTCTGAAGAATCCAAATACGTAAgattatatgtgaatatataaagaCTATATTCTAGATACCTTGTGGGCTACCTGAAGGGAATTCACCAGTTCCATATGGATTAGAAGCCAGTTTCTCCGGCCTTCTAGGAATGTGTCTAATAAGGCATCTCACTAATGTCTAGAAAGCAAACATGTCATTTATTGTAAGTTAACAGTGGAGCAATGTATTGGATTGAAGTCACATCACCACAATTTGGTCATTGTGAGCATGCCAGCCGGGTCCATTCTTCACCTCACCTTGTTGGCATTTAAATATAATTCTAGAGATTCATATGCTCAAGAGGGGAGAGATATGCCTAGGTTTCTGGCAAGAGAAACATGCATTATTGTCTAGGAGCTGAAAACTTCAGCATGAAGAAAAAGGTTTGAAAAATCTTGGCCTACGTGTGGCCTTGCCTAGTTTGAATCTTGTTACTTTGGTTTACTTCATTGAAGTGTTTTCTCTCTCATGGTACTGATGTTGCATATCAGGGGCATGACATGCAGAAGGTTCAGAACCAAGAATCCTGTAATCAGTAAAATAGTAtgtctatatatatctatatatatctatatatatatatatatttaaaaatttttatatatatactattatattatacatagtaagtaatatatattatatatatacacacagtaaaatcttggagtgtgagtaacttgttctgcgagtgttccacaagacgggTAGACgtttctaataaatattaacttgataaatgagtgatgtcttgcaatacaaggaGTATGTGATGTCAAAGGTCACATGACAATTGAACCAGtggttgtctctctgtctctgtctctctctctcttggtctctctctatttctctgtggGACTGTGGGGTGAtggtctcccatgctcagatgctctgTCTCGGGTcccagtgtttggcagaaatgagTGATTTTTCAGAGCAGTGGGAGGTGCCCACAACTGACTCTAACTcgtgtatttttgtcacttcaaagcaccaatggacagtcctttgcttttccatacaagaatgAGCTTAGGAATGCATTGCTTCATTCTAGGttaggctgcctgcagatatagcccctttcctctgctgccttattgccggttccattaaatacagtatatgacaagagctTACTAATACTGTAGTGTAGTCAACCTCCATTAGTGATaatgaaagtcatcctacacaacagccctcctctctcgtctccctcacaccagccacaaaagttttcaaagggaaatgcagattgattttttatgtttcattatattttatattttctttattgttttgtatcACATTACAGTATCATAATgatttttgtgtgaatatttttggattgtgGGACAAATCATCTGAggttccattatttcttatggggacaTTGGCTTTgctatacaagtgctttggattacaagatgtttctggaacaaattatgctcgcaaactgAGGCTTTTACTGTAtttagttttttgtatatttaaagtaGCATTGGTCATAGTTTGTATCTTATAAAATTAGTTTCAGTGCTCTGTTTATGAGAGCTTTTATAGTATGTTAGAGCCAGTTTGGAGTTCCATCCCCAACCAAGTTGGAGGTTGGTAGGACACAAA
Above is a window of Panthera tigris isolate Pti1 chromosome D4, P.tigris_Pti1_mat1.1, whole genome shotgun sequence DNA encoding:
- the LOC122232948 gene encoding nuclear pore-associated protein 1-like — protein: MGNLLCKFRFPPRPRRRLRLLRSRPPPGDVWPLHPPSRDAVPPPGRDHPAAPSLALGPGRRLFHRNPRPLPASLYVQPKRRYPIPQAAGTPLGIPPLVNWSHSPKKPVLCARNSMMFGHSRAKRIPPLERKFTLPRSLSEKAEEAVEPVPTRHLPLLCPFGVEEKVQEDPRKKMEDLAETKGQNGGNRVPHHVGDIPLKSSALETGGLLTSSQRSPAPLDLHPNPPEDRLRENTQKSLMHCRPEGRAVTSSHGPARNVVPDTDTAALSDPPARCPLLQETSTKEVAGESHQPVRDTSYLSRKEIQANEPPGISSRSSFSPVSASSRPCKRKTSTSHSRPPPPPQWWGHGELPPLPRFPCRTIDKNLDTLKNTKCHRSKTLEDRREIKGDCSDAQSATSLCLLASETANSLLLASRTLQVPIPTDDLADQSAKPPTASVLPSLTPNLGQERAQMVSKSSPAVPAGGVPHLSSSLICGIPVQKEGPLQPVTAVTCLISDITTLPNTSIPSLQPPSCNTESPVPLCVHSPPPILPAPLPNPSTHSSVSIVQPIISKTAASTIAANASTSTSRLTSGPGVVDMDTTPLSKAVIFRSPQGSGMGSPSFPQGRCSLKQRCPAESPVFTSPPGDPKTALLASVAVSSSLSLADSGVTSTPVGKPSATCNSACNSEAMETPSPSQASIFSSSPESRDNHFPLNMVLSGSANTPPRGSTVVAHDSIHLQKKSSNGQTSVSNHSDPGITSQPTTGHHNGQQPNNSHLLGTPVASTQAMGPSALVAQPPRDNAVKAGLAGSASITTLTIQPASSDKPGILPIGVSTTTGFGVATGMPSTGDGGSPLADSTSGRHVFSGRAAPMGSGVYIPGPAHSQASGAFHLGAGLNGVPRTISAPTLGQTTWNRCGDAMAAAVGGTNTVPVFGQNASSTLNPGTWGPPIQNPGSGAVGQGCTVPTGGDSTVPTTHKCPGGSSRQRKLASCRGDATVEKRTKSRDQAASPLNLSSRGPAIKTPGDGVVGEGRPVPSRGISSIAGSLKGTQSQSGQRKLAPRDRATRTEKKRGSGHMPACFLNMIIGGEPSKTQVM